TCAGGAGTTCTTCCGGATCCAATCAAGTGCCCCGGGGAAGGTCTTCGAGGACCTCATTATTCTCCGTTCGGCGACCGGGGAAGGCGACATCTCCCCTCCGGCCGATATTCGTCCCTTCGATGTGAGATCGGGCAAGCTGGTGTGGCAGTTCCATACCATCCCGCACCCTGGTGAGTATGGATATCACACGTGGCCGAAGGCGGCGTGGCGGTACGTCGGAGACGTGAACGCTTGGGGCGAAATGACGATCGATGAAGAACGTGGGATCGTTGACGTTCCACTCGGCTCGCCTACCTACGACTTCTACGGCGCCGATCTCGACGCACCGGGACAAGGGACCGTCCCTCCATCAACGCAGAGAGAACCGCAATGAAACTGTATATTTCGATACTCGGCCTGGGCCTCGCCGGATTGCTCGCCGTCCCGGGTGTGACCGAACGTTCCCGAGCCGAAGAAGAAGTCGACGTCCTTGTCGCCCCCTTACTGGAAACGTACGGCGCCGGGGCGGAGGGGCAAGTCCGAGATGCGGAGGAACCGGCCGCGGAAGCGGTCGCCGAGGCGGCGGAGACCAGCGATCGGGCCGCGTTCGACGAAGAGGCCGGTGTCGCCCTGGTCAATTCGAAGTGCACGACCTGCCACGATTTGAGCGCGGTCGGCGTCGAGCGCGGCGAGTACCCGCCCGAGGAGTGGGCCGAGACCGTCGACCGCATGATGGAATACGGCCTGATCCTGACGGAAGAAGAGTACGACCTGATTCTGGCGACGCTCGGGACACCCCCTGGCGGCGCGCCCGAGGATGAGACCGGCGGAGAAGAGACCGCCGGCGCCGAACCGGCGGAGGCGGAAGCAGCCCCTCCGGCCGGACGCAGAGGCGTGGGGGCCCCGGCCGGTGACCCGGTCGTGCAAGCCGCGTTTGCGGCCATGCGCGCGCCGCTGGACCGTCTCACGCCGGTCACCGACGCGATGCTGCGCAATCCGCCGCCTGGCGATTGGATCCACTGGCGACGCACGTACGACGGCTGGGGGTACGGCCCGCTCACGCAGATCAATCGCAACACGGTGAAAAACCTGAAGGTCGCGTGGACGTGGAGCCTGAATTCGAGCGCCGGAGCGGTGAACGAGTTCACGCCGCTCGTGCACGATGGCGTCATGTTCATGTGGAACTTCGGCGAGACGATTCAGGCGCTCGACGCGAAAACCGGCACCCTGCTCTGGCAGTACAGGCACCAACTGCCGGAGGACTACCCGTCGCTGCCTGGCTTCTTCCGGACGAAGCGGAGCCTCGCGATCGGCGGCAACAAGCTCATCGTGCCGACGATCGACATGCACGTCATTGCGCTGGACGTCAAGACGGGCGCCAAACTGTGGGATGTCGTCACCGATGACTACCACAACCTGCGCAATTACAACAGCGGCCCGCTCGTTATCAAGGACAAAGTGCTCGTCGGCGCCGGCAACTGCTCGCCCGGACACGCCAATTCAACGGGTGGCACCCACGGAGGAAAATTCCCGCCGGGCGGATGCTTCATCACCGGCCACGATCTCGAGACGGGGAAGGAACTGTGGCGCTTCAACACGATCGCGCACGCGGACGAACCCGGCGGGGACACGTGGAACAATCTGCCGGACGAGAAGCGCGGCGGCGCCGCCATCTGGCTGCCCGGGCAGTACGACCCGGAGCTGAATCTGACCTATTGGGGCACCGGGTCGCCCTCACCCTGGTCGACGGTGACGCGCGGCACTTTCGATGCGAAGGGGCTCTACATGAACTCCACGCTAGCGCTCAATCCCGACACCGGCGAGCTGGTCTGGCATTACCAGCACATCGGGGCCGATCCGTATGACCAGGACTACGCCTTCGAGCGGATCGTGGCGCCGGTGACCATCGAGGGGCGGACCCGCAAGGCCGTGATCACGGTTGGCAAGCCCGGGATTTTTGAAGCGCTGGATGCGGCGACCGGCGAATTCCTGTTCGCGCGCGATCCGGGTGCGCAGAACGTCGCCACAGCCATCGATCCGGTAACCGGAGTCAAGACGCTGCTCCCGGAACCCTTGCCCGAAGGCGTCAAGCGCTGCCCCGGCAACATCGGCGCCAGAAATTTCCCGGCTGGCTCGTATAGTCCGTCGACCAACCGGTATTACCTCCCGATCAATGACATCTGCATGGGGAAACAGGGTGACACGCCGGCCCGCTTTCTGGCGCTGGGCCTGACGACGCTGGAGTTCGCGTGGGACATCAAGTCACGGGTCCCGCAGTCGTCCGCTGTACTCACCACTGCGGGGGGCCTGGTGTTCTCGGCAACGCCGGATCGCTATTTCCGCGCGTTCGATGACCGCGACGGCAAGGTGCTATGGGAAAGCCCGCGTCTGAATGACATCCCGAACGCCTTTCCGATCTCCTACATGGTGGACGGCAAGCAGTACATCGCGATGCTTGTCGGGAATCCCGGCCTCCAGGGAAACAACGCCCTGAGGACGGCGCCTGAATTCGCAGCCCTGCGCGGCGCGTCATCGTCGGTGTTGTGGGTGTGGGAGCTGCCCTGAGACGCCGCCGCTTTGCTGTTCCCGTGCGCATGCCGCGGGCGTACGGGATGGGGAGAGTCTGCCGAGATTTGTCGAACAGCCGTTTCTCGACTTCGTTCCGTGCGGCTGGCTGGCCGGCGGCTTCGCCCGATTTCGCTGCGAGGACTGCGGGCTCGACCGGCTCGTGCCGTTTTCCTGCAAGAGCCGCGCGCTGTGTCCGAGCTGCGGTGGCCGACGCATGGCGGAGCGCGCCGCCCACCTCGTGGATCGGGTGTTCCCGGACGTGCCGGTCCGGCAGTGGCCTTCAGCAACGTAAGGACGCCCCGCGGCGCCCGATGTCGGGACTGTACCAATTTAGACATAGGGATCATACCAATTTCAGAATAGGGATTG
This Luteitalea sp. DNA region includes the following protein-coding sequences:
- a CDS encoding PQQ-binding-like beta-propeller repeat protein, with product MKLYISILGLGLAGLLAVPGVTERSRAEEEVDVLVAPLLETYGAGAEGQVRDAEEPAAEAVAEAAETSDRAAFDEEAGVALVNSKCTTCHDLSAVGVERGEYPPEEWAETVDRMMEYGLILTEEEYDLILATLGTPPGGAPEDETGGEETAGAEPAEAEAAPPAGRRGVGAPAGDPVVQAAFAAMRAPLDRLTPVTDAMLRNPPPGDWIHWRRTYDGWGYGPLTQINRNTVKNLKVAWTWSLNSSAGAVNEFTPLVHDGVMFMWNFGETIQALDAKTGTLLWQYRHQLPEDYPSLPGFFRTKRSLAIGGNKLIVPTIDMHVIALDVKTGAKLWDVVTDDYHNLRNYNSGPLVIKDKVLVGAGNCSPGHANSTGGTHGGKFPPGGCFITGHDLETGKELWRFNTIAHADEPGGDTWNNLPDEKRGGAAIWLPGQYDPELNLTYWGTGSPSPWSTVTRGTFDAKGLYMNSTLALNPDTGELVWHYQHIGADPYDQDYAFERIVAPVTIEGRTRKAVITVGKPGIFEALDAATGEFLFARDPGAQNVATAIDPVTGVKTLLPEPLPEGVKRCPGNIGARNFPAGSYSPSTNRYYLPINDICMGKQGDTPARFLALGLTTLEFAWDIKSRVPQSSAVLTTAGGLVFSATPDRYFRAFDDRDGKVLWESPRLNDIPNAFPISYMVDGKQYIAMLVGNPGLQGNNALRTAPEFAALRGASSSVLWVWELP